The nucleotide sequence TGTTAGCATAGCCCAGATTAACTGCAGAGAGCGGGTTTACAGAAAGAACAGCTAACAGCACATATGAGCTGATCTCCACTGCCAGAGTGTCACCTGATACAGTCTGAGACCAATGGAGACGTCCTCCTTTAGGacaagagggagagaaaaaggtCAAAAAGGCACCAAAACAGACTAGACGCCTCAATTGAAATGTCTAGTATATGGTTTACCATCATTAATAGCAACATTGTCCAAGGCATTTAAAAGCTGTAGTCGAGTGTTGGTCTCTCTAGCCAGACTGAACGTGTAGGCAAGCAGAGCAGTGGTGTAGGTGTTTCCCAGGTTCCCAATGACAGACCTCAAGCATGACAAAGCACTGGTGACAACAGGATCCTGGAACGCAAATGTGACACTACAGCCAAAACTGGATTGTCAATAGCTTGTACAAATGCAACCCGTTGCCGGATTTACCATGGCTGGGATGTCTAGTTCAAGCAGTGATGCTGTGATGTAGGCGGTCATGGTCACATTATCACCAACTCCACCCTTGaacacatgaaaaaaataaatacaaatcagaaCCATCTCCGACCTCATGTCTATACGTTACAGTTTGTGCAAAGAAACACCTTCATGTCATTGTGGTACAGATTTCCCTGTTGCATGAAACAGCCATCTGAACCCTGCTTGCTTATCAGCCAATCCTTTGCACTCTGAATGACATGTGGATCAATGAAGATGAAGTTCTGTGCTTTGCCAAAAGACCTCAGGACAAAGGCAGTCAACCTGCCCAAGAGAAACTGAATTTACAAACTGGTTTATCCACTGGTGACAAAGACGACACTCGTGCAGCAATGAAACGCACCATGTATTCGACCTCAAAAACAAATGTGCTGAAGGAACCGTCACTGTGCCTGTAGTTCAGTTGGTTTTGGTACCCTGTTTAGGTCAAAAACAGTACAAGGGCAATGTTCAGATGGACAttgaaattttatatataaaaaaaataaagtccaAGGTCCTGTTGCATACCACTCCTAATGTAGCCTGTGGCTTGCTCTCGGATGGCTGGGGTCAGCTGCTGAGAGACTATCAGATACTGCAGAATGTAAATATTGGGAGAAAGAGCAGCTATATTCTGTTCTCCACAGCCATTTGGCATCTGTAATAGTCCATCAAGATTCTTCAAAGCACGGCCCATTAAATCCCCTACAACAGGAAAAGAAACCGGTTTAAGCTTATAAAGACATCTGATGAGGTACGGGCTGAATGGTTTAGTTCTCATTAAACGGTTTACCAATGACTGAAACTGAGCTTCTGGCTGATCCCTGGATCACATTTGTAGGAAGCGTCAGCACAACCTCTTCTAAAAGAGGGCTTCCTGCCATGCAGAGTGCAAAACAAATGGATCACAGATCACTAGGCTAACATTTAGCTGTATATTGGAggaaaaaaagggggggggggcacaaaCCCTTTGGACACAGTAACCAACTCTGGGTCTTTATCCGCTCAACTCCTTCAGCCTACAAAAGCATTAAAACCAATTCCTCAGTAAAAGTACCAGCAGCTCAATTATCAAACTGCAGAAAGTTTAACACATGCTGACCAGTACAAGTAGACTTGTAGTCACTATGTCAATGCGTCCTCTTGCTGGCACGCTCACAACCTCATTGCCACACATAGCCTGGGACTGCTCAGCCTGTGCACTGACAGTCACATTTAGAGCTCCTGTAAAATAAGATGAAATGAGCAAAACCTCACAAGACCAGACTATCACATCAATGTAGTGAGAATTGATCCAAAAACAGACCAAGAACAGAAGCCGTGAGAACCCATTTGAAGGTCGCTCTCTTATTGGTACAGAGACAAGATGAATACGGATCACTAGACACCGGTTTAAGAGTGTAGCCCGATGATGGAGCTGGAGTTACTCGTACCTGCCAGAGACAAACATCATTAGTGCACATTTTGAGACGAGGGGATGCCTTGTGCAAAAATAGACAAACCCTGACCATGATGCACTTGGACTGATAGTTGAAGACAGTGGCCTTCAGCTCAAGAAACTCGCCACGGATGATGGAGTAAGGCAGGGAAAGCTCCAAGAAGAAAGGCTGGAACACTGTCAACAGAGCAGGAGGTGCCAAACCTAGACCGTTGGAGGACAGACAGAATGCCTCGGTCTCCCATGTGGTGATGCTGTCAGGAACCTTGATGGGAATCTTTGCAGAACCAGTGACCCTGTGTAGAAATGACAAAGTCAGAAGGCATTTAGGATatgaaaacattgtgaataaatggctttctggtgtCAACCATTGACATTTACAGCAGATAACCCAACTAACCCCACATCAGCAAGTTGCCAGATCCATGTTTCCGGAAAAAAAGTCCTGACAGTCAGGTCAAAAGAGGAAATGCTCTCGTCAGCAACTGCTCCTTGCATGGCAACCATGGCAATTTCAGCTCTCTTATAATACATGACTGAAACAGATGAGCAATAAACAGTTCAGGCATAATTGTGTTAATCTATGACTGTAAATAGTGTTATGGCACACTCCGGAACGAACAGCACAATAGACCATTACACAGCAAATAGTTGCAAAGTATATAATCTAAAGCAATAGGAAGAACGCCCCAtttcaatttattattttaaaaaaaaaaaaaaagtcagacaaCTGCATGGACCTACATTGGTTGCGATAATAATTCAGGCCCCTATACAGCAGGCAGTCTGGTTCACGTACTGGCAAATTTGAAGCAATCTTCAACCCGTTGCTCTGGCAGAGCAACAAGACAGAGGTGAAGTCAATGTGATGTATTTAGTGACCAGTTAGTCAATTATCAAGCACCACAGTGCACACAATAAATGAGTCAGGAGTACTTGTGTACCTTGAAAGTTTCATAGGCTTTGTCTGTAGGAACAGCTCGACGGGGTCTAACAATCAGGCACTCCtgttcatcctccacctcatatGGGTAGTCTGACTGGGATCGCGTCGGGAGTAAATTGAAGACCTGGGACCATAGGAGTACATCTTTGTCAAAGATGCTCGATTTTAAACCCACAGTGCATTTATTAAATCCCAAAAAGCAATAGACCAAACCCTCATTTGAAACAAACTAGGACAAAGTAATAGATGGATCACATTCCAAAAGGAATTTCACCAAATACCGTTTCTGCGTTCAAACGTCTTCCTGGCTCCAAGATCCGGATGCTCTGATCTATTGCACTGAGGCCACACAGTGATCCTGGCTGAGCAGAGAGAGTCATAACATTCCCCTCACCAGGAACAGCCGTAACAGGGGAGAACTGCAGGGACACCTGCAAAAAACAACCAGTTCTCACTACAGGACACGTCACTTGTCCAATCATAAAAGCAAGAAAGTGTACTTCAAACCTGGTTTTTAAAACAAGTTTCAGTGTTAAATGTTGCGCTCCCAGCAACTACATTCTCACTGGGAAGAGCACTGAATGCCAGAATCTGCACTACTGGAGCAAAATCTACAGCAATTGACAGCTTGAACGATACGGTGCCAGAGGTTACAGAACCAGACGTCCTCACATTAACGTTCTCAAATCCATGTAGAATTATGACTCCTCTGGACAACACCTGACAAGTCAAACCGGTGCGTCAGTGAAGACCAACAAAACATCCACTACAAAACTGATATACTCACCATATAGATGATGTCAGTGTTGTAGTTACCGGACTCCCCAACAAAAGAATATTTGATGGTCACAGTAACCTCAGCACCACATTTCAATGGCTGCACGAGCTTCACTATAGTAATTTCACTAAATGATGGCATGTAGGGAGTAGCAGGTTGGAAAAGACTAACAGTCCTTCTATCGGTGGTAAAGTACGGCGTTTTGTAACCGTAAGACTCCTCTGGAGTTGCACTTGCCTGGGGAACAATGAATGGAATTGGTTTCTTGCAAGTCAAAGTCTTCCATTTAAATCAGTGTACTCAGTGAACAATCATACCACCAGATTAACATCAGCATTAGGCAGACTAGCTGTACGGAGGGAGAATGTGGCCAGTCCATTTTGGTTTGTAGTAAGATTCAACAACAGTTTGGGTGGCCAGCTGGAACTCTCCAGGAGATAGATTGCCTTGCGTGCAATTGGGGTCCCATTGAAATTAGATGCAGAGATCTGTTAGGATAGAAAGACGTTGGTAAAATGAATCCAATGTGAAGTGCTGAACAGAAGAAGCTTACATTTTATGTACCTTTCCCATTATGGTTGA is from Xyrauchen texanus isolate HMW12.3.18 chromosome 8, RBS_HiC_50CHRs, whole genome shotgun sequence and encodes:
- the LOC127648281 gene encoding LOW QUALITY PROTEIN: alpha-2-macroglobulin-P-like (The sequence of the model RefSeq protein was modified relative to this genomic sequence to represent the inferred CDS: inserted 2 bases in 1 codon), giving the protein MALKEICVWKRLILVLFLFAVNGQRSGPFFMVTFPAVIESGSEAKLCASLLKPNESLTMTISLFNEKNMTTQLVLQRSATVFQRCFNFRAPQVEVESVQKVKVVIQGRAFKMAEERKVLFRPSLPVTFIQTDKPIYNPGQMVNFRVVTMDGKFVPLDQMYSLVVVEDSQSNRIGQWTNVSSTRWILTLSHELNPEARLGMYALKAFIGERIISQVFEVKKYVLPKFDITVKAPQICSVGDVGLKVEVCGKYTYGQPVPGQTWIEVCRNPFEYISDPELTPLCLNKTIKMTATGCASYNFNMSVFLNTKFEDHLQDSFVINVNLTEEGTDIVITKSITVSLTFEIGNVTFVDMPEYFEPGSTIMGKISASNFNGTPIARKAIYLLESSSWPPKLLLNLTTNQNGLATFSLRTASLPNADVNLVASATPEESYGYKTPYFTTDRRTVSLFQPATPYMPSFSEITIVKLVQPLKCGAEVTVTIKYSFVGESGNYNTDIIYMVLSRGVIILHGFENVNVRTSGSVTSGTVSFKLSIAVDFAPVVQILAFSALPSENVVAGSATFNTETCFKNQVSLQFSPVTAVPGEGNVMTLSAQPGSLCGLSAIDQSIRILEPGRRLNAETVFNLLPTRSQSDYPYEVEDEQECLIVRPRRAVPTDKAYETFKSNGLKIASNLPVREPDCLLYRGLNYYRNQFMYYKRAEIAMVAMQGAVADESISSFDLTVRTFFPETWIWQLADVGVTGSAKIPIKVPDSITTWETEAFCLSSNGLGLAPPALLTVFQPFFLELSLPYSIIRGEFLELKATVFNYQSKCIMVRVTPAPSSGYTLKPVSSDPYSSCLCTNKRATFKWVLTASVLGALNVTVSAQAEQSQAMCGNEVVSVPARGRIDIVTTSLLVLAEGVERIKTQSWLLCPKGSPLLEEVVLTLPTNVIQGSARSSVSVIGDLMGRALKNLDGLLQMPNGCGEQNIAALSPNIYILQYLIVSQQLTPAIREQATGYIRSGYQNQLNYRHSDGSFSTFVFXRSNTWLTAFVLRSFGKAQNFIFIDPHVIQSAKDWLISKQGSDGCFMQQGNLYHNDMKGGVGDNVTMTAYITASLLELDIPAMDPVVTSALSCLRSVIGNLGNTYTTALLAYTFSLARETNTRLQLLNALDNVAINDGGRLHWSQTVSGDTLAVEISSYVLLAVLSVNPLSAVNLGYANRIVNWLVAQQNSYGGFTSTQDTVVALQALSLYATAVFSSRGSSTVIVQLSAGGEVYNFDVNRDNRLLYQEKPLKNVPGKYSVKVTGSACVSVQVAMFYNIPPPVQTTKTLSVETKVKGECRPLGGKLMLNFTVTYNGPKGSTNMVIVDIKILSGFMADTSTLGAPPNAYAPLVERVDAEDDRVLVYLKAVTKNVPLTYMLQLMAVQAVKNLKPAVVRVYDYYQTSDQFETVYTSPCI